The Sulfitobacter sp. S223 genome has a window encoding:
- a CDS encoding replication-associated recombination protein A → MADLFGSPAAATESGRRPLADRLRPKTLREVIGQSQVLGPDAPLTAMLEGGALSSLIFWGPPGVGKTTIARLLADETDLHFVQISAIFSGVPELRRVFDAAKIRRQNGQGTLLFVDEIHRFNKAQQDGFLPHMEDGTILLVGATTENPSFELNRAVLSRAQVLVLERLGPDDLEKLVKRAEEELDASLPLVPAARQALLDMADGDGRALLNLIEQIAAWKLDAPLDTIALGKRLSKRAAQYDKGGDEHYNLISALHKSVRGSDPDAAIYWFARMLEGGEDPRYLARRIVRMAVEDIGLADPQAQAVCLQCWDTYERLGSPEGELALSQAVIYLALAPKSNANYVAYKGARRAAKATGSAPPPKHILNAPTGMMKDQGYGAGYAYDHDAEDGFSGQNYFPDGMERPALYQPVERGFERDLKKRLEYFSKLRTQRES, encoded by the coding sequence ATGGCCGATTTATTTGGAAGTCCGGCCGCCGCCACTGAAAGCGGCCGCCGCCCGCTCGCTGACCGCTTGCGGCCCAAAACCTTGCGAGAAGTGATTGGCCAGTCTCAGGTGTTGGGACCGGATGCGCCATTGACTGCGATGCTGGAAGGCGGCGCCCTTAGTTCGTTAATATTCTGGGGGCCACCTGGGGTGGGTAAGACCACGATAGCGCGGTTGCTGGCGGATGAAACCGATCTGCACTTTGTACAGATCAGCGCGATCTTCAGCGGCGTGCCAGAACTGCGCCGCGTGTTTGATGCAGCTAAGATCAGGCGACAGAACGGGCAGGGAACACTGCTTTTCGTTGATGAAATCCACCGCTTTAACAAAGCGCAGCAAGACGGGTTCTTGCCGCATATGGAGGACGGTACGATCCTTTTGGTGGGTGCGACTACGGAGAATCCAAGTTTTGAACTGAACCGTGCTGTCCTGAGTCGTGCTCAGGTCCTCGTACTGGAGCGACTCGGGCCGGATGATCTGGAAAAGTTGGTGAAGCGGGCCGAGGAAGAACTGGACGCCAGCCTGCCGCTGGTCCCCGCCGCGCGGCAGGCGCTATTGGACATGGCTGACGGTGACGGGCGTGCCCTTCTCAATTTGATAGAACAAATAGCAGCTTGGAAACTGGACGCGCCGCTGGACACCATCGCCTTGGGTAAGCGGCTAAGCAAGCGCGCAGCCCAATATGACAAAGGCGGGGATGAGCATTATAACCTCATTTCTGCGCTGCATAAGTCAGTGCGTGGCAGCGATCCTGATGCGGCGATCTATTGGTTCGCGCGGATGCTGGAGGGGGGCGAAGACCCCCGCTATCTTGCACGTCGGATCGTGCGGATGGCAGTAGAGGATATCGGGCTGGCCGATCCCCAAGCGCAGGCGGTTTGCTTGCAATGTTGGGACACATACGAACGGCTTGGTTCTCCCGAGGGGGAACTGGCATTGTCTCAGGCGGTCATCTATCTTGCCCTCGCGCCGAAAAGCAACGCGAACTATGTCGCCTACAAGGGCGCGCGCCGAGCGGCCAAGGCTACGGGATCGGCTCCGCCGCCCAAACACATTCTCAATGCGCCGACAGGCATGATGAAAGATCAGGGATACGGTGCGGGATACGCCTATGACCATGATGCCGAAGACGGGTTCTCGGGACAGAACTATTTCCCAGACGGGATGGAGCGTCCGGCGCTATATCAGCCGGTCGAGCGCGGGTTTGAACGGGATCTGAAGAAGCGGTTGGAGTATTTCTCAAAACTGAGAACGCAGCGAGAGAGTTGA
- the crcB gene encoding fluoride efflux transporter CrcB, translating to MISTMSLVALGGAIGAACRYLVGVGMMRLMGPADFPLAILTVNIIGSFLMGVFVVAAAQKGLTHMSPFVMTGVLGGFTTFSAFSLEAITLMERGQIAAAGAYVALSVGLSLGGLMLGLWIARGVFA from the coding sequence ATGATTTCAACTATGTCCCTTGTTGCTTTGGGCGGTGCTATTGGTGCTGCATGTCGCTACCTTGTCGGGGTTGGCATGATGCGTCTCATGGGGCCTGCGGATTTTCCGTTGGCGATCCTTACCGTGAACATCATCGGCTCGTTCCTGATGGGCGTGTTTGTGGTTGCCGCAGCCCAAAAGGGGCTGACGCATATGAGCCCGTTTGTCATGACAGGTGTCCTTGGCGGCTTTACCACTTTCTCGGCGTTCTCGCTTGAAGCGATTACGCTGATGGAGCGTGGGCAGATCGCTGCGGCGGGGGCCTATGTGGCGCTTTCTGTCGGGCTGAGTCTGGGTGGATTGATGTTGGGACTTTGGATTGCCAGAGGGGTATTCGCATGA
- a CDS encoding RluA family pseudouridine synthase — MSRVQTITVAEGDGDQRLDRWFKSIFPHVPQGRIEKMCRKGEIRVDGGRVKGATRVEVGQQVRIPPLPTGEAPPPPKRTTVTDAEAKMIRACVIYRDDHVIALNKPPGLPVQGGSGQGERHVDALSEALMFDLDEKPRLVHRLDKDTSGVLLLARTREAAKALTANFRHRETRKIYWAAVAGAPHPRNGTIKFGLVKAGGHGPRGEGEKMHAVHPRDVDSTEGAKRATTDYSVLEQAGTRTSWVALSPVTGRTHQLRVHMAEIGHPIIGDGKYGGSGQENMGDGWGAQLGGDISKKLHLHARSLTIQHPATKAVLNIVAPLPDHMQRTWDTFAWHTKFAPDNPFGDDWG; from the coding sequence ATGAGCCGTGTCCAGACTATTACCGTAGCAGAAGGTGACGGGGATCAGCGTTTGGATCGCTGGTTCAAGAGCATTTTCCCGCATGTGCCGCAGGGCCGCATCGAAAAGATGTGCCGCAAGGGTGAAATTCGCGTTGATGGAGGCCGTGTAAAGGGCGCCACCCGTGTCGAAGTCGGCCAGCAAGTGCGTATTCCGCCACTCCCCACGGGTGAGGCTCCACCGCCGCCCAAGCGCACGACAGTCACAGATGCCGAAGCCAAGATGATCCGCGCGTGCGTGATTTATCGCGATGACCATGTAATCGCGCTGAACAAGCCACCGGGCCTACCCGTGCAAGGTGGCTCGGGGCAGGGGGAGCGGCATGTTGATGCGCTTTCAGAAGCGCTGATGTTTGACTTGGATGAAAAACCGCGCCTTGTGCACCGGTTGGATAAAGATACGTCCGGTGTGCTGCTGCTGGCGCGGACGCGTGAAGCGGCCAAAGCGCTGACTGCCAATTTCCGGCACCGGGAGACGCGCAAGATTTACTGGGCGGCTGTCGCGGGTGCGCCGCATCCGCGTAACGGTACAATCAAGTTCGGCTTGGTCAAAGCTGGCGGCCATGGCCCGCGGGGCGAAGGCGAAAAGATGCATGCTGTCCACCCCCGCGATGTGGACAGCACCGAAGGGGCCAAGCGCGCCACAACGGATTATTCCGTGTTGGAGCAGGCTGGCACCCGCACGTCTTGGGTGGCACTTAGTCCGGTTACAGGCCGTACGCACCAGTTGCGTGTGCATATGGCAGAGATCGGTCATCCGATCATTGGTGACGGGAAATATGGTGGCTCTGGACAGGAAAACATGGGTGACGGTTGGGGGGCTCAGCTGGGCGGAGATATCTCCAAAAAGCTGCACCTGCACGCGCGCAGCCTGACGATCCAGCATCCTGCTACAAAAGCGGTGCTGAATATCGTGGCGCCTCTTCCGGATCATATGCAGCGCACATGGGACACCTTCGCGTGGCATACGAAATTTGCACCTGACAACCCGTTCGGAGATGACTGGGGATGA